The genomic window GAGGATGAAGCCGCCGGCGGTTGGGAATTCGTGACTCCGGGTGACATCCACCAAAGCCATGGACCGGCACCTGCCTGCTGGGATGACTGGCTGGAGAACGACCGGCATCGTCCGCTGCTTTTCCCCCATGCCGTCCCATGGCGTGCGGCGTTCTGGCCGGAGGAAATGCGGTTTGTCTGGACGTTCCATCACGCGTTGCTGGACGGCCGCTCCATCGCGCGGATCCTCCACGGGTTTTTGAAACGCGTGGCGGGTGAAGCGGCCGGGCCGCTCGCACTTGCCAAGTGGCCGCCACCCACCGCGGAGATGAGATCGCTGGGCGACACGATGTTCCGCCGCGTTTTCGCGGACATGGAAGCCCCCTCCTCCGCGCCGGAAGAGGATTTCCCCAACGACACGCCGGCCGTCCGCAGGTTGGGAGATGACATCCTCCGCAAGCTCGAATCACGGGCCGCAGCCGGGGGCGTCACTCCCGCGACACTCCTCATCGAGTCATGGGGCAAGGCTCTTGCCCGGCGCTCGGGAGCGGCCTCCGTGGTGGTCGAGCAGGTCCGATCCGGCCCGCCGCAACCCGGCACCGCCGGATTCACCATGAACCTCCTGCCACTCCGGCTCGGGCAGGGAGACGTGGGTGACCAACTGGCGGACCTGCGCCGGATCGAGTCGCTGGGCGCTGAGGATCTCCCGCCCGGGGTTTTCCCTGATGTCAATGGCCCATGGAGCAGCGTCATCATGGTCGAGCGCGGCACCCTCGCCCACCAGGTGGGAGCTCGGGAATTTGTCGAATCCATCATCCTCCACGAACACAAGGGAGAGTCGCTCTCCGCCACCGCCCATCTCCTGCCGGATCTCCGCCTGGAAGTGGAGGGACCGGGCAGGCACGAATTGTTGGAGCGATGGATCCGAACGCTGGACGGAAAAGCATAGGACTCCCGCCTTTCCATTCCCCCGACCACCCGCCAGCATCCTGCCATGGCTGACGTCCCGGCAAACGGCTCTCTTCAAACTTCGGAAACATTCAGGGAAAACTGGAGCGACCGGACGGTCGGACGCGTCGAGTTCTGCGGCTGTGAATTCAGAAACTGCACCTTCGAGCGCACCGTTTTCAGCGACTGCTCGTTCGAGGACTGCTTGTTTGATACATGCGACCTCACCCTCGCCGGCATCGTTGGTTCGAGTTTCAGCTCCGTGACATTCCGGAACTGCAAGCTCCACGGCATCGCCTGGCACAAGGTGGGTTTTTCGTTCGATGCCTCGTTCCTGGACTCCCAGCTCGACTACTCCAGCTTCTTCGGCATGAAGCTGAACAAGATCCGCTTCACCGGCAGCCGGCTGAAGGAGGTCACCTTTGTGGACGCCGTCGCCCGCGAGGCGGATTTTTCCCGCTGCGAGTTCAAGGACACCGTCTTTCTCCAGACGGACCTGAGCCGCGCGGATTTCACAGGAGCGAGGAACTATGCCATCGACGTCCGGGAAAACCAGGTCAAGGGCGCGAAGTTCGATCTCCCGGAGGCGGTGAGCCTGCTGTCCAGCTTCGGCATCAGGATCGTGTGAAGGCAACCTGCCCATCAGGCGAAAAACGGCGTTTGAAAAATCCGGTAACGCCCGGATGAAAATCCTTCTGAACAGGGTGTGGACGCTTCAACTTCAGACTCACCGATGGAAACCCCTCTCTGCCCGCAATGCCGCACGCCGCTGCCCGCGCAGGCCTTGGGCGGACTCTGTCCCGCATGCATGTTCGAGCAGGGCGCGTTCGATTCGCAATCGAACATCGCCGGCTCCGCCTTCATCCCGCCCTCCGTCGGGGAGCTCGCGCCGCTTTTTCCGTCGCTTGAGGTTCTGGAACTCGTCGGACGCGGCGGCATGGGCGCCGTCTACAAGGCGCGCCAGACCGAACTCGACCGCGTGGTGGCGTTGAAGATCCTGCCATCCGACATCGCCCGGGACCCCGCGTTTTCCGAACGCTTCTCCCGCGAGGCCCGCGCGCTGGCGAAGCTGAACCACCCCGGCATCGTCTCACTCTTCGAGTTCGGCCGCAGCGGAGACCTGTTTTTCTTCCTGATGGAATTTGTGGATGGCGTGACGCTGCGCCAGTTGCTCATGGGCGAGCGCCTGTCCGCCCGCGAGGCCCTCACCATCGTTCCGCGCATCTGCGACGCGCTGCAATACGCGCATGACCGGGGCATCGTCCACCGCGACATCAAACCGGAGAACATCCTGCTGGACCGCCAGGGGAATGTGAAGATCGCGGACTTCGGGCTCGTGAAACTCGTAGACCCGGAGTCCTCCCGCATGTCTCCGCCTTCCGGAGACGTGGAATCCGGAAGCCGTTTGAGAGCGGAAATTCCTGCCTATACGGAAGCGGGAAAACTGATGGGCACTCCCGCCTACATGGCTCCCGAGCAGATCGACCACCCGTCCGGTGTCGATCACCGCGCGGACATCTACGCGCTCGGCGTGATCTTCTACCAGATGCTCACCGGCGAGCTGCCGGACAAGCCGATCTCTCCGCCATCGAGCCGGACAGTGATCGATGTCCGGCTCGACGAAGTGGTCATCCGCGCCCTCCAACAGAATCCGTCGCTCCGGTTCCAACAAGCGGGTGACTTGAAAACGCGGGTGGAGGAGATAGCCGGCAGCCCCGGCAAGTCTCCGCCGGCCGCGCGCAAACCGTCATTGCCGCAAATCGCCGGCGTCCTGCTGATCCTGTGCCTGCCCCTATCAGTCGCGCTTCCGGTCTTCGACCGGGCAGGCAAGCCGGAAGAATACCGGGAAGAAGCCTTCTTCAATGCTCCCGGGCAGGAAACCCGTGAGGCGGAGGAAGTCATCAAACAGGCGTTGCGGCCTTTTCCGGGTATCAGCCTGTCGTCACAGAACGGGAATACCGAGTTCCGGTCGCATGATGGCACGAAGTTTACCAACCTCTGGCGGATCAGCGTGAGCGGCCCGGACCAAAAGCAGGCCAGGGAAACCCTGGATGCCGCACGATCCGCAGTGAAAGAGGCATTGAATCGTGGCAATAACGACCCGCTCCGGGAAACGATCAGCTGGTCCGAATACAGGTCGTCGGGCGCGGGCACGGATTCCTGGGCACTCGATCAAAAATTCGTCACCCGGCTGAGAAGGGATGTCATGTCCGGCATCTTTC from Luteolibacter yonseiensis includes these protein-coding regions:
- a CDS encoding pentapeptide repeat-containing protein produces the protein MADVPANGSLQTSETFRENWSDRTVGRVEFCGCEFRNCTFERTVFSDCSFEDCLFDTCDLTLAGIVGSSFSSVTFRNCKLHGIAWHKVGFSFDASFLDSQLDYSSFFGMKLNKIRFTGSRLKEVTFVDAVAREADFSRCEFKDTVFLQTDLSRADFTGARNYAIDVRENQVKGAKFDLPEAVSLLSSFGIRIV
- a CDS encoding protein kinase domain-containing protein, which encodes METPLCPQCRTPLPAQALGGLCPACMFEQGAFDSQSNIAGSAFIPPSVGELAPLFPSLEVLELVGRGGMGAVYKARQTELDRVVALKILPSDIARDPAFSERFSREARALAKLNHPGIVSLFEFGRSGDLFFFLMEFVDGVTLRQLLMGERLSAREALTIVPRICDALQYAHDRGIVHRDIKPENILLDRQGNVKIADFGLVKLVDPESSRMSPPSGDVESGSRLRAEIPAYTEAGKLMGTPAYMAPEQIDHPSGVDHRADIYALGVIFYQMLTGELPDKPISPPSSRTVIDVRLDEVVIRALQQNPSLRFQQAGDLKTRVEEIAGSPGKSPPAARKPSLPQIAGVLLILCLPLSVALPVFDRAGKPEEYREEAFFNAPGQETREAEEVIKQALRPFPGISLSSQNGNTEFRSHDGTKFTNLWRISVSGPDQKQARETLDAARSAVKEALNRGNNDPLRETISWSEYRSSGAGTDSWALDQKFVTRLRRDVMSGIFLSALGLLCLSYRRKSHSAPASKTSAGISLGFLIIGAWGVFVLFNFFGDPGIQLMPAVALLAGIPAMISGLSEKAGRLGKFVAAVSWCGMLTLFLKSSLPDDRQWRFLDSAWTNVAIPTLQRPPAPTPPEKTRRHKRVDKTRAVEEWLEAIDAGKYDEAWARVSTLTSMLDSQSAWIEKMKAVRQPLGDVVGRKLHSTMETGEIKGFPPGRYHVFLFHSDFTGKSVAEEIVTLIYQEDGHWRVFSYSIQ